A section of the Pediococcus inopinatus genome encodes:
- a CDS encoding MFS transporter, with amino-acid sequence MNKPKLTAQTVKMLVIKFTGTFGSGMLSFAIGLYILHRTGSALGMGVSLITGPIVSLILTPFVGYVVDTMKHRRIMILAQIGTSMGLLLFAVAFKLWPVQYYPELITLIIVLQVTDNFLSTTLTASLVQLFDSDELQKVNSLNQSFASLATFLAPIIGAFVYTLVSIDTFAIIEVGFELIALVGIVLLRFKPRVVQQSETEPEESSETVWQNFSSGIRYLRSQRLMAILVGSSAAINLFFSALNVGEPYLLVTTLKLSNTQYGVTDSAFAVGMFLGGVLLSFMKLKRHPVVTSYLNLMCLAVIITITGVPEIMGWSQGLNTLYFIGLNMLNGLVLIFINTPINTFMQQLIPENMQGRIFSLDGTISMLLMPIGTLIFGALFDHVIAFPIFIITGVILLALTILILAILSKQKLLKLPENKVSTPMNETN; translated from the coding sequence ATGAATAAACCTAAATTAACAGCACAAACAGTTAAAATGTTAGTCATCAAGTTCACTGGGACATTCGGCAGTGGCATGCTGTCTTTTGCAATTGGTCTCTACATTCTCCATCGAACCGGATCAGCTCTAGGGATGGGAGTTTCCTTAATTACGGGGCCGATTGTTTCGTTAATTTTAACGCCATTTGTGGGGTATGTTGTAGACACCATGAAACATCGGCGAATTATGATTCTTGCCCAGATTGGAACTAGTATGGGTCTTCTGCTATTCGCCGTGGCCTTTAAACTCTGGCCAGTTCAGTACTATCCAGAACTAATTACTTTAATCATTGTGCTTCAGGTTACAGACAATTTTTTAAGTACAACGCTAACCGCCAGTTTGGTACAATTGTTTGATTCAGATGAATTACAAAAGGTGAATTCGTTGAACCAATCCTTTGCATCGTTAGCGACTTTCTTGGCCCCAATCATTGGTGCGTTTGTTTATACCCTTGTGTCGATTGATACTTTTGCGATCATTGAGGTGGGGTTTGAGCTCATTGCTTTAGTGGGTATTGTGTTGCTCCGCTTTAAACCCCGAGTGGTGCAACAGTCTGAAACAGAGCCGGAAGAGTCTTCGGAAACGGTTTGGCAAAATTTTAGTTCTGGGATTCGCTACCTAAGAAGTCAACGATTGATGGCAATTTTAGTCGGTTCTTCAGCTGCAATTAACCTTTTCTTTTCGGCGTTAAATGTTGGTGAACCTTATTTGTTAGTCACCACTTTAAAATTATCGAACACTCAATATGGCGTGACGGATTCCGCGTTTGCAGTTGGGATGTTTTTAGGGGGTGTCTTGTTAAGCTTTATGAAATTAAAACGGCACCCAGTCGTTACTTCTTATTTAAATTTGATGTGTTTAGCAGTTATTATTACTATCACGGGAGTGCCCGAAATTATGGGGTGGTCACAAGGATTAAACACCCTATATTTTATAGGATTAAATATGCTTAACGGGTTGGTCTTGATTTTTATCAATACACCAATTAATACCTTCATGCAGCAGTTAATTCCAGAAAATATGCAAGGACGGATTTTTTCACTTGATGGGACCATTAGCATGCTACTTATGCCGATTGGAACACTCATATTTGGTGCTTTGTTTGATCATGTTATTGCTTTTCCAATTTTTATTATCACCGGTGTTATTTTATTGGCGTTAACCATCCTAATTTTGGCTATTTTGTCTAAACAAAAATTGTTGAAACTACCTGAAAACAAAGTCAGTACACCGATGAATGAAACTAACTAA
- a CDS encoding LiaF transmembrane domain-containing protein — MNEKTKWGHWFWGLFFLACAGILVASKMGRFSYHIGFWMLVLTLILVAATIKSIVYFSVSGTVFSLAFLSLLYAKPLGITSLVPWTILGAALLLSIGLSLVLQPFKRKLSRHHAHITFEKTGNYTGQHFSDTTSTDYESYVEVNVRMGSTIRYVQSDNFQQAVINVTMGDVKVYFDHATVVEDQVKIELNGSMGDVSLYIPKEWDVQMNLNSLMADLGEKGLTPTKTGPKVFITGNFKLGDIEVYYV; from the coding sequence ATGAATGAAAAAACAAAATGGGGCCACTGGTTTTGGGGATTATTCTTTCTAGCCTGTGCGGGCATTCTCGTGGCTAGTAAAATGGGACGATTTTCATATCATATTGGTTTCTGGATGTTAGTTTTAACGCTGATCCTAGTGGCCGCAACCATTAAAAGCATCGTCTACTTTAGTGTTTCGGGAACAGTTTTTAGTTTAGCCTTCCTTAGTTTGTTATATGCCAAGCCATTGGGGATCACGAGCTTAGTACCATGGACGATTCTAGGAGCCGCATTGTTATTGAGTATTGGTTTATCACTTGTACTCCAGCCATTTAAACGAAAACTAAGCCGGCATCACGCCCACATTACTTTTGAAAAGACGGGTAATTATACGGGTCAACATTTTTCGGATACAACTTCAACTGACTATGAATCCTACGTTGAAGTTAACGTCCGGATGGGAAGTACCATCCGCTATGTGCAGTCTGACAATTTCCAGCAGGCGGTTATCAACGTCACTATGGGCGATGTCAAAGTATATTTTGATCATGCTACGGTTGTTGAAGATCAGGTCAAAATTGAGCTTAACGGTAGCATGGGCGATGTTAGTTTGTATATTCCTAAGGAGTGGGATGTTCAAATGAATTTAAATTCGCTCATGGCAGATCTTGGCGAAAAAGGACTTACACCCACAAAAACAGGTCCGAAAGTCTTTATTACAGGGAATTTCAAGCTTGGAGATATTGAAGTTTATTACGTTTAA
- the lepB gene encoding signal peptidase I yields the protein MKTIKSILSWVVPILIGLIIALLVRSFIFEIVRVDGTSMEPNLVNNERVFVMKQDKIKHLSVIVFDAYGADPEAAPGTEYVKRVIGMPGDKISYKDGNLYVNNKLVPQKFINSYQKTNGTAIGAEANEWTLASVAKARGWGNNPETVPAGEYFVMGDHRSVSNDSRYWGFVKKSEVMGVVKVPFWGSSSAKKNVNNRTGDY from the coding sequence ATGAAAACTATAAAAAGTATTTTAAGTTGGGTTGTACCGATTCTAATCGGACTAATTATTGCCTTGTTAGTACGGTCATTTATTTTTGAAATTGTCCGTGTGGATGGGACATCAATGGAACCTAATTTGGTTAACAACGAACGTGTTTTTGTTATGAAACAAGATAAGATTAAGCATTTGAGTGTGATTGTTTTTGATGCCTATGGTGCTGATCCGGAAGCGGCTCCTGGCACAGAATATGTCAAACGAGTCATCGGGATGCCTGGAGATAAGATTTCTTATAAAGATGGTAACTTGTATGTAAACAATAAATTGGTTCCTCAAAAATTTATTAATTCTTACCAAAAGACGAATGGAACGGCCATTGGCGCCGAGGCCAACGAGTGGACATTGGCGTCAGTTGCCAAAGCACGGGGCTGGGGAAACAATCCGGAAACCGTGCCAGCTGGGGAATACTTTGTGATGGGTGATCATCGAAGTGTTTCAAATGACAGTCGTTATTGGGGATTTGTGAAGAAAAGTGAAGTTATGGGTGTGGTCAAAGTCCCATTCTGGGGCAGCTCATCTGCTAAGAAGAATGTAAATAATCGAACGGGTGATTACTAA
- the mnmG gene encoding tRNA uridine-5-carboxymethylaminomethyl(34) synthesis enzyme MnmG, with translation MTEVKQYAGRDYDVIVVGAGHAGSEAALAAARMGNKTLLMTINLDMVAFMPCNPSVGGPAKGIVVREIDALGGEMGKNIDKTYVQMRMLNTGKGPAVRALRAQADKHAYHAQMKKTIEDEPNLTLRQGIVDDLIVEDGVCKGVITNTGARYHAKSVVLTLGTAARGKIIIGELMYSSGPNNSQPAMELTKNLLSYGFNLERFKTGTPPRVDGGTIHYDETEEQPGDEEPNHFSFTTPDSDYIDVKNQLSCWLTYTNEYTHKIIRKNLDRAPMFSGLIEGVGPRYCPSIEDKIVRFADKDHHQLFLEPEGRNTDEWYVQGLSTSMPEEVQQEILHSIKGLEDAEMMRPGYAIEYDVVAPYQLKPTLETKIVKNLYTAGQTNGTSGYEEAAGQGLMAGINAGLSALDNGQFTLKRSDAYIGVMIDDLVTKGTKEPYRLLTSRAEYRLILRHDNADLRLTEMGHELGLIDNDRYQGYLNKKEEIENELHRLDTIRIKPKQVSEFLISKGGHELKDGVLASEFLRRPEVTYQDLLQFIPAPDKELDRRVVEQVEIEIKYAGYIKKAKERVERLKKMEAKKIPDHIDYEAINGLATEGRQKLQKIQPQTIAQASRISGVNPADIAILSVYIEQGRIAKVK, from the coding sequence ATGACAGAAGTAAAACAGTACGCAGGCCGAGACTATGATGTTATCGTGGTTGGTGCTGGACACGCTGGTTCAGAGGCAGCTTTAGCGGCAGCAAGAATGGGCAATAAAACATTATTAATGACAATTAATTTAGATATGGTTGCTTTTATGCCATGTAATCCATCTGTCGGCGGTCCCGCAAAAGGAATTGTAGTTCGGGAAATTGATGCCCTTGGCGGTGAAATGGGTAAAAACATCGATAAAACCTATGTCCAGATGAGAATGCTGAACACAGGTAAAGGTCCAGCTGTTCGTGCGTTGCGAGCACAAGCAGACAAACATGCCTATCATGCACAAATGAAAAAGACGATTGAAGATGAACCTAATTTAACCCTTCGTCAAGGCATTGTGGATGATCTGATTGTTGAGGATGGCGTATGTAAAGGAGTTATCACAAACACCGGCGCACGTTATCATGCAAAAAGTGTGGTACTAACTTTGGGAACTGCTGCTCGTGGGAAGATCATTATTGGAGAATTGATGTATTCTTCAGGTCCAAATAACTCACAACCGGCTATGGAATTAACCAAAAATTTATTAAGTTACGGATTTAACCTGGAACGGTTTAAAACGGGAACACCACCGCGTGTGGATGGTGGCACAATTCATTATGATGAAACGGAAGAGCAACCTGGTGATGAAGAACCTAATCACTTTAGTTTTACAACGCCGGATAGTGATTATATCGATGTAAAGAACCAGCTTTCATGTTGGTTAACTTATACCAATGAGTATACACACAAAATTATTCGCAAAAACTTGGATCGTGCACCAATGTTTTCAGGATTAATTGAAGGGGTTGGACCTCGTTATTGTCCTTCAATTGAAGATAAAATTGTCCGCTTTGCTGATAAGGATCATCATCAGTTGTTTCTTGAGCCTGAAGGCCGAAACACTGATGAATGGTATGTTCAAGGACTTTCAACTTCAATGCCAGAAGAAGTTCAGCAAGAAATCTTACATTCCATCAAAGGTTTAGAAGACGCTGAAATGATGCGTCCGGGCTATGCCATTGAGTACGACGTGGTTGCTCCTTACCAATTGAAACCAACTTTGGAAACCAAGATCGTTAAGAATTTGTATACCGCTGGGCAAACAAATGGGACATCCGGTTATGAAGAAGCTGCTGGTCAAGGTCTAATGGCTGGGATTAATGCTGGATTAAGCGCATTGGATAATGGTCAATTTACCTTGAAACGAAGCGATGCCTATATCGGTGTCATGATTGACGATTTAGTGACAAAGGGAACTAAAGAACCTTATCGTTTACTTACAAGTCGTGCAGAATATCGTTTGATTTTACGACATGATAATGCTGATTTACGATTAACAGAAATGGGTCATGAGCTTGGTTTGATTGACAATGATCGTTATCAAGGCTATTTGAATAAAAAAGAAGAAATCGAAAATGAACTTCATCGTTTGGATACAATTCGGATTAAGCCCAAACAAGTAAGTGAATTTCTTATTTCTAAAGGTGGACACGAATTAAAGGATGGTGTGCTAGCCTCAGAATTTTTACGTCGTCCAGAAGTTACGTATCAAGACTTGTTACAATTTATTCCGGCTCCAGATAAAGAATTGGATCGGCGGGTTGTTGAACAAGTTGAAATTGAAATTAAATATGCAGGGTACATTAAGAAAGCTAAAGAACGTGTAGAACGTTTGAAGAAAATGGAAGCTAAAAAGATTCCAGATCATATTGATTATGAAGCAATTAATGGCTTAGCTACAGAAGGTCGCCAAAAGCTGCAAAAGATTCAACCACAAACAATTGCACAAGCAAGTCGCATTAGTGGTGTGAATCCCGCGGATATCGCAATTTTAAGTGTTTATATTGAACAAGGTAGAATTGCTAAAGTTAAATAA
- a CDS encoding SDR family NAD(P)-dependent oxidoreductase gives MKTIMITGGNSGLGFECAKHIAEYSDKYQIILACRNEKKADTAKAILTKETGNPNILAMKLDVSSLASVRGFVAQYKEQKLPLLDGLICNAGISGSHTGQTADGFDIVFETNHLGHFLLTNLLLPYMETSAKILVVSSDMHCPPGPKISWPGTAMLAKPDEKLAKSFKRYSYSKLCNLYFVYELSKRLTRIHSAITVNAFNPGFMVDTNFMSKKLMGIAGAIFAKIVDRDGSLDQSSTALAELAMNSDDVQVSGKYYDRSTHLKRTSELSYNTNYALELWNRSVVYTKLSSGETLPGLLEN, from the coding sequence ATGAAAACGATTATGATTACAGGAGGAAACTCAGGCCTTGGCTTTGAATGTGCGAAACACATTGCCGAATACTCAGATAAATATCAAATAATTTTAGCCTGTCGAAATGAAAAGAAGGCTGATACAGCAAAAGCCATTCTTACCAAAGAAACTGGTAATCCAAATATTCTTGCGATGAAGCTGGACGTTTCTTCCTTGGCTTCGGTTCGAGGGTTTGTGGCACAATACAAAGAACAAAAGTTACCTTTATTGGATGGCCTAATCTGCAATGCCGGCATTAGCGGTAGCCATACAGGACAAACGGCAGATGGATTTGATATTGTGTTTGAAACGAATCATTTGGGTCATTTCCTGCTTACAAATTTACTTTTACCGTACATGGAAACTTCAGCAAAAATTTTGGTTGTTAGTAGTGATATGCATTGTCCACCTGGACCAAAAATTAGTTGGCCTGGGACAGCAATGCTCGCCAAGCCCGATGAGAAGCTTGCTAAAAGTTTTAAACGCTATTCATATTCTAAATTATGTAATCTTTACTTTGTCTACGAACTTTCAAAAAGATTAACACGAATTCATTCTGCAATTACAGTAAATGCCTTTAATCCAGGGTTTATGGTGGATACAAATTTTATGTCAAAAAAGCTAATGGGGATTGCAGGAGCTATTTTTGCAAAGATAGTTGATCGAGATGGATCGCTGGATCAATCATCAACAGCATTGGCGGAGCTTGCAATGAATTCAGATGATGTGCAAGTTTCAGGAAAGTATTACGATCGAAGCACTCACTTAAAAAGAACATCAGAACTTTCTTACAACACAAATTATGCCCTGGAGTTATGGAATCGAAGTGTCGTGTACACAAAATTAAGTAGTGGTGAGACACTGCCAGGATTGTTGGAAAATTAA
- a CDS encoding LytTR family DNA-binding domain-containing protein — protein MKVRLEIDESLTEPEIIIKAASGDPRAEQIKRWLEKPLPDHDTITCYQGTTEYFVKLDTILFVETADRRLQIHTADDIYTSKLHLYELTDTLPGYFLQVSKSAVLNLYQVSALTKSISNCLVSFRNTHKQVYASRRYYKQLQERLNEMR, from the coding sequence ATGAAAGTAAGATTAGAAATTGACGAATCGTTAACCGAGCCTGAAATTATTATTAAAGCAGCAAGTGGTGATCCGAGGGCGGAACAAATCAAACGATGGCTTGAAAAACCACTTCCGGATCATGACACCATTACTTGTTATCAAGGCACCACAGAATATTTTGTGAAGTTAGATACGATTCTTTTTGTAGAGACAGCCGATCGACGATTACAAATACATACGGCAGATGATATTTATACAAGTAAATTGCATTTATATGAGTTAACAGACACGCTACCTGGTTATTTTCTCCAAGTGTCCAAATCGGCAGTTCTCAATTTATATCAGGTCAGTGCGCTAACAAAATCAATTTCAAATTGTTTGGTTTCGTTTCGGAACACGCATAAGCAGGTTTACGCATCACGCCGTTATTATAAACAACTACAAGAACGATTAAATGAAATGAGGTAA
- the mnmE gene encoding tRNA uridine-5-carboxymethylaminomethyl(34) synthesis GTPase MnmE: MQETATELDTIAAISTPAGEGGISIVRVSGNDALDVASRIFKGKNLHEVKSHTINYGHIVNPKTNGKIDEVMVSVMLAPKTYTCEDVVEINCHGGIVPTNDILQLVLSNGARMAKPGEFTERAFLNGRVDLSQAEAVMDLIRAKTDRSMKVALNQLDGDLSHLIKNLRQDILDVLAQVEVNIDYPEYDDVETMTSKLLREKAVEVKAQIKQLLQTAQEGKILRDGLATAIVGHPNVGKSSLLNRMLHEDKAIVTDVAGTTRDVLEEYVNVRGVPLKLVDTAGIRETNDKVEKIGVERSRKAIQTADLVLLVLDSSQPLSKEDRQLIDVTNEAKRIIILNKTDLPLQLDMDELLKLVPEDQIIRTAATEGIGLDDLKEKIAKLFFGGIESNQNSVIVTNARHIGLLNQAEDALDSVLQGLDDGVPVDLVQIDMTQCWDLLGEITGDSYQDELLDQLFSQFCLGK, translated from the coding sequence ATGCAAGAGACAGCAACCGAATTAGATACCATTGCGGCAATTTCAACACCGGCTGGCGAAGGAGGCATTTCAATTGTCAGAGTGAGTGGCAATGATGCTTTGGATGTAGCTTCACGGATCTTTAAAGGAAAAAATCTTCATGAAGTTAAAAGCCATACGATTAACTATGGACATATCGTCAATCCCAAAACTAATGGCAAAATTGATGAAGTGATGGTTTCTGTCATGCTGGCGCCTAAAACATATACTTGTGAAGACGTCGTTGAGATTAATTGTCATGGTGGGATTGTGCCAACCAATGATATTTTGCAGTTAGTATTGAGTAATGGGGCCCGAATGGCAAAACCGGGTGAGTTTACCGAGCGAGCCTTCTTAAACGGGCGAGTGGACCTTTCTCAAGCAGAAGCGGTTATGGATCTGATCAGAGCCAAAACAGACCGTTCTATGAAGGTTGCTTTAAATCAGCTTGATGGTGATTTGTCTCATCTGATTAAGAATTTGCGGCAGGATATTTTAGATGTTTTGGCACAAGTTGAGGTTAATATTGATTACCCCGAGTATGACGATGTTGAAACAATGACTAGTAAATTGTTACGCGAGAAAGCTGTTGAAGTGAAGGCACAGATTAAACAACTGTTGCAAACGGCTCAAGAAGGTAAAATTCTTCGTGATGGTTTAGCAACAGCCATTGTTGGCCATCCTAATGTGGGTAAATCAAGTTTGTTAAATCGGATGTTACATGAAGATAAAGCGATTGTGACAGACGTTGCTGGCACTACTCGTGACGTTTTGGAAGAGTATGTAAATGTTCGTGGTGTGCCGTTGAAGTTAGTTGATACAGCTGGAATTCGCGAGACCAATGATAAAGTTGAAAAAATTGGTGTGGAACGAAGTCGTAAAGCGATCCAAACTGCTGATTTAGTATTGTTGGTCTTGGACAGTAGTCAGCCCTTATCCAAAGAAGATCGCCAACTTATTGATGTAACTAATGAAGCTAAACGGATTATTATCCTTAATAAAACGGATCTTCCCCTTCAACTAGATATGGACGAGTTATTAAAACTAGTTCCTGAAGACCAAATTATTCGAACTGCAGCTACTGAAGGAATTGGTTTGGATGATTTGAAGGAAAAAATTGCTAAACTGTTCTTTGGTGGGATTGAAAGTAATCAAAATAGCGTGATTGTGACCAATGCACGACATATTGGATTGTTAAATCAAGCAGAGGATGCACTTGATTCAGTTCTTCAAGGATTAGATGATGGTGTGCCGGTTGATTTAGTTCAAATTGATATGACTCAGTGCTGGGATCTGCTTGGTGAAATTACCGGAGATAGCTATCAAGATGAATTATTAGATCAACTATTTAGTCAATTCTGTTTAGGTAAGTAA
- a CDS encoding MFS transporter has translation MQLHWQKQGYLFLASQNISLFGTMVTGYAITWYISLTTNSGLWLALATVSTLLPQILISLISGSWADRYSRKWLIIGADGGIALLTLGLSIIWELGFHSLPWLLIFAALRSVGQGIQQPAVSSAYPQLVPEKELTRINGINQTLMSLSTLLSPMVGGLILANFDLYWALMIDVVTAIVELLCMFQIKLKPVKSDKKQTPSTDFLTGFKYLFGNSILRRLFTINALSFLLMTPATVLSLLLIQRQFGATVSYLTLQEVVWASGSIMSGLIVAKHKAFKNNSRVLGLAIGAFAITMVLMGFMPNIWLYLGAMFLAGWSMPFIMTTQAVIIQTTAAPDFMGRTFANYQMIGNLMLLIGSLTLGPLADVIPLIWIFITCGLLLLISAIWYLKATQY, from the coding sequence ATGCAACTACATTGGCAAAAACAAGGTTATCTATTCTTGGCAAGTCAAAACATTTCATTATTCGGCACAATGGTCACTGGATATGCCATTACTTGGTACATCAGTTTAACGACCAACTCAGGGTTGTGGCTGGCATTAGCCACTGTAAGCACCTTGCTGCCACAAATTTTAATCAGCTTAATTAGTGGTTCCTGGGCTGATCGTTATTCACGTAAATGGTTAATTATAGGAGCCGATGGCGGTATTGCATTACTCACACTCGGCTTATCAATCATCTGGGAATTAGGCTTTCATTCTTTACCTTGGTTACTGATCTTTGCTGCTTTACGATCAGTTGGGCAAGGCATTCAGCAACCAGCAGTCAGTTCTGCTTACCCACAGTTAGTTCCAGAAAAAGAACTTACCCGAATTAACGGAATCAATCAGACACTTATGTCCCTATCAACGCTATTGTCACCAATGGTTGGTGGGTTAATTCTAGCAAATTTTGATTTATATTGGGCTTTGATGATCGACGTTGTGACCGCTATAGTTGAACTATTATGTATGTTCCAAATCAAACTAAAACCTGTTAAATCAGACAAAAAACAGACTCCGTCAACGGACTTTTTGACTGGTTTTAAATATCTTTTCGGCAATTCAATTCTGCGTCGCCTTTTTACGATTAATGCCCTTTCATTTCTACTAATGACTCCAGCAACCGTACTAAGTTTATTATTAATTCAACGACAATTTGGTGCTACAGTCAGTTATTTAACACTTCAAGAGGTTGTATGGGCCAGTGGTTCAATTATGAGTGGTTTAATTGTTGCCAAACACAAAGCCTTTAAAAACAATTCACGCGTCTTAGGGCTGGCTATTGGTGCTTTTGCTATAACTATGGTCCTTATGGGATTCATGCCTAATATTTGGCTTTATCTAGGCGCAATGTTTCTTGCCGGTTGGAGTATGCCATTTATTATGACAACTCAAGCAGTTATCATCCAAACGACGGCTGCTCCTGACTTTATGGGTCGCACATTTGCCAATTATCAGATGATCGGTAATCTTATGCTTCTAATAGGGAGTTTGACACTCGGACCGCTTGCAGATGTGATACCATTAATATGGATTTTCATCACCTGTGGCTTACTGCTACTAATTTCGGCTATCTGGTATTTAAAGGCAACACAATATTAA
- a CDS encoding glycosyltransferase family 8 protein, whose amino-acid sequence MNVLYCGDANMADGLIISVLSLLKNSDQPLSIYVLTAQIKDNKRKFQALPDAVVNILNKEAQTKNPDSSVTRIDITRLFQAHLPVANLNTMYTPYSMLRLFSDLIPELPDRILYLDTDVVARRPFEGFYEQSLQKTDFVGVLDYYGRWFFQHELKIFDYMNSGVLLLNLKEIRRDGFFERCRKLCTARKMIMPDQAALNKLTRKKRIESSRFNEQHQVQPATVFQHFTTSFKFFPLIHTLTVKPWQINLVHHELKLHEYDDLFAQYKQVLRRVKETA is encoded by the coding sequence ATGAATGTTTTGTATTGTGGGGATGCGAACATGGCTGATGGGCTAATTATTTCGGTACTGTCGCTTTTAAAAAATAGCGATCAACCTCTTTCAATCTATGTTTTGACTGCTCAAATAAAAGATAATAAACGAAAATTCCAAGCATTACCTGATGCTGTTGTAAATATTCTTAATAAGGAAGCTCAAACAAAGAATCCGGATAGCAGTGTGACGAGAATTGATATCACAAGGCTCTTTCAAGCACATTTACCGGTGGCTAATCTTAATACCATGTACACGCCTTACTCGATGCTGCGACTATTTTCAGATTTAATTCCAGAATTACCTGACCGGATCTTGTATCTAGATACCGATGTGGTTGCACGGCGCCCTTTTGAAGGATTTTACGAGCAATCTCTTCAAAAAACAGACTTTGTGGGGGTCTTGGACTATTACGGTCGGTGGTTTTTTCAACATGAACTCAAAATCTTTGATTATATGAATTCTGGAGTTTTATTACTAAATTTGAAAGAAATTCGTCGTGATGGTTTTTTTGAGCGTTGTCGTAAGCTATGTACAGCCAGAAAAATGATTATGCCAGACCAAGCGGCATTAAATAAACTAACGCGTAAGAAAAGAATTGAATCAAGCCGTTTTAATGAACAGCATCAAGTACAGCCAGCAACTGTTTTTCAGCATTTTACGACTAGCTTCAAGTTTTTTCCGTTAATTCATACGTTAACTGTAAAACCGTGGCAGATTAATTTGGTTCATCATGAACTGAAACTACACGAGTATGACGATCTATTCGCTCAATATAAACAAGTTTTGCGACGTGTAAAAGAAACAGCTTAA
- a CDS encoding MFS transporter, with amino-acid sequence MKRNSQWTLLLATSMVSFMSTIDASIVNIAVPQLSRDLHAPMNEAEWVVSVYLVLICVLLIFFGKLSDQIGRIKIFQTGTLIFVAGSLGCGLSVNLPMMLVMRIVQAIGASMTMATNFGIITQIFPSNRHGVALGVNSSFVQVGNIMGPGLGGLILATLSWHFIFFINVPIGLIAFFFGHKIFPKEARTTQKISMDYPGYLAYVFAIISFFVAIYWGQAVGFMKPEIIILFLLAAACTAAFILRENHTEKPLLDLHIFKNAGFSIGVITAMLVFAVSYFNNMIMPYYLQETLKYSSAIAGVILMAIPLLNIFSAPIGGMIGDHIGAEKVSLIALVIFLIPETIFMLIQPSWGIVWLVLGLMLYGLANGTFQNNPMIMGNAGKQYQGIAGSIAALARNLGMSIGLSLSTSLLYFGISQKAGRRVTTYPAQHPDWFIYGMHFSYGFAFALIVSALILLIALVWQKNRKKTLSL; translated from the coding sequence ATGAAACGAAATTCTCAATGGACCTTACTTTTAGCTACCTCAATGGTTTCATTTATGTCGACAATTGACGCTAGCATTGTTAATATTGCCGTTCCACAACTCTCTCGTGACCTTCACGCACCAATGAATGAAGCAGAATGGGTAGTTTCTGTTTATCTAGTTTTGATATGTGTGCTACTAATTTTTTTCGGAAAGTTATCGGATCAAATTGGGAGAATCAAAATTTTTCAAACTGGCACTTTAATATTTGTGGCTGGATCACTTGGTTGTGGCCTTAGTGTCAATCTACCAATGATGTTAGTCATGCGCATTGTGCAAGCAATAGGTGCTTCAATGACAATGGCAACTAATTTTGGAATTATTACGCAAATCTTTCCTAGCAATCGCCATGGTGTGGCACTGGGCGTGAACAGTTCTTTTGTCCAGGTGGGCAACATTATGGGGCCTGGCTTAGGTGGTCTGATTCTGGCAACACTTTCTTGGCATTTTATCTTCTTTATTAATGTTCCGATTGGGCTAATTGCCTTTTTCTTTGGACATAAAATTTTCCCTAAGGAAGCCCGAACAACTCAAAAAATTAGTATGGATTATCCGGGATATTTAGCTTATGTATTTGCAATTATCAGTTTCTTTGTGGCTATTTATTGGGGACAAGCTGTGGGTTTTATGAAACCAGAAATCATTATTTTATTCCTGCTAGCGGCTGCATGTACTGCGGCTTTTATCTTGCGCGAGAATCATACAGAAAAACCCCTATTAGATTTACACATTTTCAAGAATGCTGGTTTTTCAATTGGAGTAATTACGGCCATGTTAGTGTTTGCGGTTAGCTACTTTAACAACATGATTATGCCTTACTATCTTCAAGAAACGCTAAAGTATTCGTCTGCCATTGCTGGTGTGATTCTGATGGCGATTCCGTTGCTTAACATCTTTTCGGCACCAATTGGCGGAATGATTGGTGATCATATTGGAGCAGAAAAAGTTTCGTTAATTGCGCTTGTTATTTTCCTCATCCCAGAAACAATTTTTATGTTAATCCAACCTAGCTGGGGAATCGTTTGGCTAGTTTTGGGGTTAATGCTATACGGTTTGGCAAACGGAACCTTCCAAAATAATCCGATGATCATGGGAAACGCTGGCAAACAGTATCAAGGGATTGCCGGTTCAATTGCAGCGCTCGCTAGAAATCTTGGAATGTCGATAGGACTATCATTATCAACATCGTTGTTGTACTTTGGAATTAGCCAAAAAGCGGGCAGGCGCGTGACCACCTATCCCGCCCAGCACCCAGACTGGTTTATTTATGGGATGCACTTTAGCTATGGGTTTGCATTTGCGTTGATTGTCAGCGCATTGATATTGCTCATTGCGTTAGTTTGGCAAAAAAATCGTAAAAAAACCTTATCTTTGTGA